The genomic stretch taaacataataaaatgtatctaataaatataataaaataaatttgcTCAGTATTTGTTTTGATGTTAATGCCCCCAACAAAAATATCTTCTGACGCTTTGCCGGCTAGTGACCCTGACTGCTCACGTGACAGCGTCGTTATTTCCGCGTCCCAAGTCCGAAGGCGGCTATGGCTGGTTCAGGTGCCACGGTGGATAAGGTTCAACGCTTAAATTGATTATTGTATAGCTAACATTAACAGAAAAGTATGCAGTATACAGTGTAGGCGAAACGTAAGGATTAGCGAACGAGTACCAGTAGATCGGTTAATGGGATACATAACTAGCAACATTACAAATAAGAGTATTAATCGCACAATTTGCAGTGTTAGCGAATTTTACATCTGTGGATGGATTTAGTTGCATAACTAGGTTCCATTGTAGAATCGGGAAGTTATGTTAGGCATAGCAGAAAAGTGTTGCGTTGTGACGGCTTTTGAATCGTCTAAGATACAATCTGTAGACAAACAGTTCAGCTGCAGCGGGGTCATCTTGAATGATCATCATGGGCTTGTGCTTTGCAGTGGTCACTTGTTTTCTCGCTTTCTTATTAGGAAAGACGTGTTGTCCACTGACTTCCAGTTTTTCTTACGAGAGAGTTTTAGCAATACTCTTACGATCTACATACAACAACAAAATAACACGACTCATCCATCAAACGTAATAACGTGTCGGGGTCAGACGACAAATTCTGAACAAAACAGGCTTAAATTATCCCACCTTGAGGCTGAATTTATTATGTTGATTAACTGTCTTGAGTTTCAGACAGCGTTTTTGGAATTGTTTAAGGTTTCAGACAACTGGCGCTTTTCCTTGGGTGAGGAGCATGCTGATCTAAATAAGGATTCTGACTTTTTAAGTTACTTTGCTCTTCTTAGGGTGCCTGGTTTGGTAGAATCGACAGGTAAAGACACTGTCCATTGGGTTTCTAGTTGTGCTCTAGAAAAAGGATGTGAGGTTTTTGCCTGTGGTTCTCCATTTGGATCTGTCTGCCCTGACCTTTTTATGAGCACATTGAGCAAAGGTATTGTGAGTAATGTTGTAGGAAAGGATAATGCAGTTATCCTCACAGATGCACACTGCTTGCCAGGCATGGAAGGAGGAGGGCTGTTTGTTAAAGAAGGAGATGCTGCATTCCTTGTGGGTTTGATTGTGTCTCCATTTTGTTGGAAGTCAAAGGAATGGGTTGGCCTCACTTTAGTGTGTTCCTTTCATTTGATACTGCAAAACGTAGCACAATCAGTAAATCACAGACAATCACTAAACAAGTTGTCTATTGAAGTGCCTGTTGATGTAAATCAAGCCTTGCTGCATAAAGGGCTGTGTGCAAACATTCAAAATTTCCCAATGGTGTGTTTAGTTGATAGTAACCAATTCTGGGGTTCTGGAGTTCTCTTAAACTCCCAACTGGTGCTGACTTGTAGACATGTTCTGAATGGAAAGTCCAGGGTGGTTGTGAGGTACAAGACCTCCAAAAGGTATGTAAGTTGACACATGATATTTTTAAAAGAATAGAACTAACTGATTTCTAAAAATCTGTCGTGAAAGGATTGTAGAATGTCGCACTGGAAAAAATACAGCTCAAGAATGAATGCAATTGTGCGCAGTCTTTCTGGGATTGCTGCAGGCTCCGTGGGTTATTGTTTTATTCCAGTGTTGAGTTGATTGCTTAGACAGAAAATTGTATTCATAGGCTTCTGTAAAGTAGTAGCTGAATAGACAATAGGCCAATAATTAGGGGTCTAAGTATGTAGTTCTGGAACCTTGTTGTTTTTGGACTTCTTATTCTTTCCTAAAACGAAACGGCAGCAAAGATTATAAGTTCCAAACAAAGCGAAGCCCATATTGGAATTTGACAGACTCCTTTAATAGCCATTCCAGGCTATGTTGCATGAattattgggggagggggttgctCTCACGTTCTTTGGATTAGGTCTCAAGGCTTGTGCCCAGAAGGTTGCTCGTCAAATTCCCTGTGGCCAGCTGAGTAAGAATACCACttttaagcccttgagcaaggtcatTGCCTGTACAAACTGTTCTAGAGGTTCCAGATGAATGGTTGACCCTGTACAATGACCCCAAACTTTGCACtcactcgtatgtgtgtgtcacATAGGAGAACAGGATGGGATATGTGAGAACTGAATTTTGTTGCACTTGCTGTTCTGCAAAATGCCAATAAAGACATTCTGTtccattattataattatttgtcTTTTATAAAAGGATGGAAACCGATAAGTCAATATCTATATTTTGAAGGCTGCTTTTGTTCATGCCCTCAGATTGCTGTCTGTGACGGGTGATGTGCTGTTTGCCACCGAAGTTACGGCACCATTTGACATTGCAATAGTGTGGCTGCAAAAACCTCTTCCTGATATTATTGTTCCAAATTTAGCCTCTTCTTTCAAGCCAGGTAAGTTGGGTCCAGGGGTGTCATGCTTTAGCCCCCCTAAAATGTTttatagaccccccccccaaataaattaGCATTCATTGGCTTATAGCTAATGAGCTTATTAGCTTTTTTTATATTGAATATGTTTGCCATCGTCCCCCATTAGTAAAGGCTCACACCCCCTATCTATTAATCTCAAACTATGCCCCTGGTTGGGTCACTCTTTGAACAGTATGCATATGGTTCCAGCTTCTGTTGCTGCCTAGAAATGGAAGGATGTATCCCGACACAACTTAATACTTCGTATTTTTATTACTGAGTCTTGTAGAAAGGtatacatttttcttttaatgTTTTTCTCCATGTATTTGCAGGTAAAAGTGTGTGCGTCATTGGCTATGGTGCGTTTGGCCATAGTTGTGGACATTCTGTTACATCGGGGATTCTGTCTAAAGTCGTCACCTGCCAATCGGAAGCAGTGATGCTGCAGACTACCTGTGCAGTGCAGGCAGGTGCCAGTGGAGGTGCTTTGGTGCAAGCAGATACAGGAGAACTTCTAGGTAACACTGCCGATGCTAACATTTATGTGCTGGTCTCTAAGGTTTTAGTTTCTGTTAGTGTGCCTGTTCTGATGTATTCTAATAACTGCTGCAGCTGCATTTCAGCTTTTGTATAATAgcttactaatgttcttttatgcttttccattttttttttgtgaagtttTACTATCTAGTTTCTTAATTTTTCAGGCAGTGTTATAGCATGTTGGTCTATAACAAATCAAAAGGATCTCATAAGAGATCGAAATCGAGAAATGTGGTATTAACTGTTTGTCTTGAATAACTTAAGCAGAACTCCAGCAAGCCAAATCGCTCAGTTTTGTGAAAGGTCATATGCAATTAgcctcaaatgaaaactacataATATAGAAAATGTATGATGGATGGTGGGTATACTCACTTTTGTTTCACTGAATGTCTACGTTAATCTGCAGTTTCAATatggtctgttttgtttttaataatatgtGCCGCATATATCATGATGCTCAAATTAAAATGCATGTAGTTATT from Brienomyrus brachyistius isolate T26 chromosome 3, BBRACH_0.4, whole genome shotgun sequence encodes the following:
- the tysnd1 gene encoding peroxisomal leader peptide-processing protease — encoded protein: MLMPPTKISSDALPASDPDCSRDSVVISASQVRRRLWLVQVPRWIRLLSVTGDVLFATEVTAPFDIAIVWLQKPLPDIIVPNLASSFKPGKSVCVIGYGAFGHSCGHSVTSGILSKVVTCQSEAVMLQTTCAVQAGASGGALVQADTGELLGLVCSNTRDFAADVTYPHLNFSIPMSVLAPLLQAFCVTHDPKVFQKLDDAGPEVARVWRLQIRPQRHQNSKL